The sequence CAGCAACAACCGACGCCACAAATTCGTGTGGAGTTGAAGAAAGACATGCTGGCGTACCACGGTGTAACGGCCGGATTTGTGAATCACTTCATTGAAACGGCGCTACACGGTCAAGAGGTTTCTCAGCTAATCGATGGCCAGCGCACATTCGACATTTTGCTTCGACTGAAGGAGTCGCAACGTCGTGACTTGGCGAATTTGCATCGGGTTCCCATGGAGCTTCCCAATGGGCGACGGGTGCCTTTGGGAACCCTTGCAAAAGTCTATGAAACATTGGGGCCCAACACGATCCATCGGGAAGATGGTCGAAGGCGGATCGTCGTTCGCGTCAACACGCTGGGACGCGATGTTGGCAGCGTGGTGTCTGAAATCAAAGACCGCATCACCGCCCAGGTTGAGTTACCCGAAGGATACTTCCTTTCCTACGAAGGGCAGTTTGAAGCACAGCAGAAAGCCAACCAGAGAATCTTTTGGCTGAGTCTGGTTGCTTTGGTGGGAGTCTTGCTCGTGCTGATTTCGACGTACAGCTCGCTCAACATCGCTTTGCAATTGCTGATCGCACTGCCAGCCGCCTTCGTGGGAGGAATCCTCGGGTTGTATGTCACCGGCCAAACGTTTTCCGTGGCGGCGACCGTGGGATTCGTTTCCTTGGGCGGGATCGCCGCGCGGAATGGGCTACTGCTTGTCTCGACCTATTTCAAGCGTTCTCAAGACGAAGGAGTCTCGGAGAACGTGATTGTCGAGGGCAGCTTGGATCGATTGGCTCCCGTGATGATGACGGCCCTGACCACCGGGTTGGGTTTGGTGCCGCTGGTGATCGGTGGCCATCTGCCTGGCAAAGAAATTCTGTTCCCCGTCGCCACGGTCATCCTTGGTGGCTTGATCACCGCAACGATGGCGGAATTCCTGATCCGGCCGGGACTGTTTTGGTTGTTGTTGGACGACCGAACGAGAATCGAGCCACCGTCCGTGCATGACTGATTCGTGACCACTTACAATCATTCGCGTTGCCAGAGCGAACGAGGGCTGATCTTCGATAAAAAACGATCCACCGTCAGCATGAAGAAACGCCTGCCTCCATCCATCCCCACCACGAGACGACTTGATGAATCAATCCATTGACAACCGATCAACAGTTCGGATCCTGCGCATCCAAGGGTTTCGGATCGCGATGTTGGGATGGCTGCTCTTAGGTGGTTTGGTCGTATCCGCCGAAGACAGCGTTGAGTTTCTGAACGGGACGACCTTGAGCGGAAAAGTGCTGGAGATTCGCAAGCCGCAAAAGGAGTTTGATTTTGAATCTTCCATCGCGGGGCAAACGGTCTCTCGCACATATTCCTATTCCGCGATCCACGCCGTGACATTTGGCGGCAAACGGTTTGTGATCAATCCAATGAAGTCCGCTTCATCCGATACTTCGGATGTCTCCAATGGCGAGACGGTGCAACGCAGCCGCAATGAAGTGAAACAATTGATCGCTGAACTGGGGGCGAGCGATCCGGATTGGTTGGACAGCACCTCCCTCAATCACCCAAAGTCATTGGACCTCAGTTGGCCCATGAAAGCCGAAGGGCCGTGGAACGAGTCCAAGAACGTGGGCCAGTACATGTGGGGACGGGTCAATCCCAATCCGTCACGATGGCGATCCGGAGTCAAGCTGATCTACGAATGCATGGACCTGCATCAAGGAAATCGCGAACTGTTGAAGCGTGATGCTTCGGCTCTGGCCAGCAAGTATTTCGAGCTGTTTCAAGACTATCCCCGCGCGGCGTATTGGTACGAGAAAGCCGATGCCAAAGTGAACCAGCCAACCGGGGTTCACTTGGCGGAGTGTTATTACCGACTGGGCAACAAAGCGATGGCGATGGCAATGCTTCGTGGGCAATCCTTGCATGTCGATGCGATCAAGCTTCTTGGCGAAATGGGCGAACTGGACCAAGCTTTGAAAGTCGCCGATCGTTTCGCGAAAACGCGGGCCTTCAACGAGGCGTTTCTAAACGCCGGCGACGCACTTCGTTCGGCGGGCAAGCACGAAGAAGCCCTTCGGTACTACCAACAAATTCTGGATCGCAACGAAGCGAGGAACGCGGAATACCTCCAACGTTTTCGCGGACGAGCGAGCGATTCCATCGAAGCGATTCGCTTGTTCGAACAGGCGGACGTGAGCAAGGTTGCCGATGGCGTCTACCGCGATCACGCTCGAGGCTACAACGGCGACTTGCACGTCCAAGTTACCGTCGCCAGTGGTCGCATCGAATCAGTGGAGGTGACACAACATAAAGAGAAACAGTTTTACGCGGCGTTGACCGACACGCCAAAACAAATCATCGACACACAAGGCGTCCGTGAGATCGATGGGACAAGCGGGGCCACGATCACTTCGCAAGCCATCGTCAATGCGACGGCTCGCGCTTTGGCACAAGGAGCAAAATGATGCGTTGGCTTGGTTTGGTATTACTTGGCACGATTACATCGCTTCTGGCAGTTCAACGTGCCATCGCGGAAGAATCCGTCTGGAAATCGGGTGACTTTCATTGGAAAGTGGGGCCTCGGTTGGTTTCCGTCAACCAAGAACACTTCCCAGAGTCGGAACACCCGTGGGTGGCGGTCAAAGATCCCAGCATTGTGCGTTACCAAGATCGCTGGCATCTGTTCTGCACGCTGCGCAACCAGAGCAAAGGCGACGGACGCATTCGAATCGGGTACTGCAGCTTTGAAGACTGGCCCGACGCGGCCAACGCCGACTGGAGATTGCTGGACCTGACGATGCAGTATCACGGCGCCCCGCAGATTTTCTATTTCGAGCCGCAGAAGAAGTGGTACCTGATCTACCAAGCCGTCGATGAGTCTCGCGGGCTAAGTTACGGACCGTGCTACTCGACGAACGACTCAATTGACGATGCCGAATCATGGACCAAGCCGGCAGCGTTGTACGTCGTGCCGGAAGGAAAGAAAGCCGGACTGGATTACTGGGTGATCTGTGATGACTCGTTGGCTCACTTGCTCTTCACATCGCTGAACGGCCAAATGTGGCACGCGAAAACTCGGCTGGACCAATTTCCTAACCAAGGATGGAGCGAACCCGAGGTGGTGTTGACGGCGGATATCTTCGAAGCCAGCCACACCTACCGTATCCGCGATCGCCAGCAGTACGTGACGTTGGTCGAGGCCCAACACGGCAAACGCAGATACTTCAAACTGTTCGTCGCGAATCATCTGGATGGGCCATGGAGCCCTCTCGCCGCCAGTCGTGAAAAGCCGGCTGTCTCCGTTCGCAATGTCGTGAACCAAGAAGATTCTTGGGCGACGTCCTACAGCCATGGCGAGTTCTTGCGTGCTGGCCACGACCAACGCCTGGTGATCGATCCGGACAACTTGACCATGTTGTTTCAGGGAGCCGACGATCGCGAATATCAAAAGGGTGGATACGGTGACATCACTTGGCATTTGGGACTGCTGAAGCAGGTGAAGTTGCCATGAGCGAAGCCAAGATCACGCCGGTTGCCAGCCGTGGATTGGCGATCATCCTCGGCTTGATGGCACTGCTTCTCGGCGGTGCCTTGTTTTTTGATTGGGGTGCCGTGGATCAGTGGAGCGACGCAGGGCGAGCATGGGGATGGCTGGTCACCGCGATCAGCTTCTCGCTGGCAATCGTTTTGGCTCAAACCGGCTGGCGAGATCGCCGCTCGCCTTCGCGGTTGCGTTTGGATTGGTATCTGCCGGCGATCAAACGTTTGCCACCCTCCACCAACCCCAGCGGTTCCATTCTCGGCCGAACCTTTCGGAGACTGCTGCCCGGTTTGCAATCCAATTGGCAAACGAAACAGCGCGGGTTGCTGCGACGTTGGTTGCGACGATTGGGCCCAAGCTGGGTTGCATCGCCGCTGAGACGCCTGAGCCAAGCCACTTGCCTGATCGTGTTCTGTTGGTTGTTTTTCTATGTGTGCTGGCCGTATCACGCCCAACCGAATCTTACAAACACTTTGGCGGACGTGACCTTTGTTGCGTTCGACCAAGACAGCCAAGCAGCAACGTTCCAAGCAAGCTTCTCGACCAAGAGCGACGAGACAGCCAACAATCGTGACCACTCGGGCAATGATTGGAAGGCGGGAGCCACTTGGTTTCTGACATCCAAGCAAGCGGCGTCGGGTAGTTCCCCCGAACAGAACGCGCTCGGTGAATTCGCGGTGATCGACAAGTCAGAAGACTCCGTTCTTTTGCGGCCAGTCGGAGATTTGAGTCCGTTGTTCGTGGATGTCATCACTGGAATGTCATTGTCCAAGGAGTTTGAAGCGACCGATCGTGATCCACTGGCATGGCCGGATCACTACACCGAAAACTTGGACACGAAGGAATGGATTCCAGCGGAGACCTTCTTGATGATCGATCCGCTGTTGAGTTTGTCGACCGCGATTGCTTCACGCAGTTGGGTATGGTCACTGTCATGTGCCGCCGCGATCTTGATCGTCTGCGTTTGTGTGCCCCGAGGCTTCTGCGGCTACTTGTGTCCGCTGGGCACCACGATCGATTTGTTCGACTGGGCCATTGCAGGCAGAACCAAACGCTGGCGAGTTCCCGACGAAGGGTGGTGGGTGCATGTGAAGTACTACTTGCTCGCGGGAATCTTGCTGGCCGCTTCAGCCGGCCTGCTCGTGTCCGGTTTCTTTGCCGCCATCCCCGTTGTCACACGCGGGTATTTGTTCCTGTTTGATCCATTGCAAAGCGGGGCTACTCGTGGCTGGCATTTGGTACCGAGCATGAACGTCGGGCATATCGTCAGCGTCGTCATGTTCTTCGCGGTGCTGGGACTGGGATTTTTGCGGCCTCGGTTCTGGTGCAAATACGTTTGTCCCAGCGGAGCGGTGTTCTCACTTGGAAACCTGTTTCGATTGACCGAGCGGAAAGTGGAATCCAGTTGCATTCACTGCAACAAGTGCGTCGAAATTTGCCCGTTTGATGCGATCAAGCCGGACTTCACCACACGCGTCACGGATTGCACGCTTTGTCAGTCCTGCGCGGGAGTCTGTCCGACCCATGCGATCAAGTTTGTGGAACGTTCCAACTTGGTCCAGTTGAAGGTTGAGAACGATCCACCAACGCACGAAACCTCCTTGGGGCGCCGAGGCTTTCTTTCGCTGGCGACCGGGTCTGCCGCTAGCATCGCGGGGGCAGCCGGAATCACCGTGCTAGGCAAAGGCTTGGGAGCCAACTTGGATGATCCCGATGCGTTTCGCCCCATACGTCCGCCGGGCAGCGTTCCCGAACAAGAGTTCTTGGAAATGTGCATTCGCTGTGGCGAATGCTTCAAAGCTTGTCCCAACAACGTGCTGCAGCCATTGGGTTTCGAACAGGGACTGGAAGGACTTTGGACGCCGGTGGTCCAAGCGGATTGGGCCGGTTGCGAATCGAGTTGCAACGCATGCGGCCAAGTTTGTCCGACCGGTGCCATTCGCGCGTTGCCCCTCGATGAAAAACGGCACGCTCGAATGGGATTGGCAATCGTCAACGAGACAACCTGTCTGCCGTTTGCCGGCAAAGAATCATGCGACCTGTGTGTTCAAGAATGCATTTCCGCCGGCTACGACGCGATTGAATACACACAGGTGGGCGTCGAGGTGGATGCGCAAGGCAATCCGGTGGATGGAACGGGGTTCACGGCGCCGGTTGTTCTGGCTGACAAATGCGTTGGCTGCGGTCTGTGCCAAACTCGTTGCGTCGCGATCAATGTGAAAGAACGCGGCGTCCTGGATCATTCCGCCATCATTGTCGAGACAGGTGAGGGCCGCGAAGACCGGGTGATGTCCGGGTCTTACAAAGCGATGCACGATGAACGTCAATCGGCATCCTTGCGAATCATCGAATCAGATACCGAAACAGAGACACCAGCCGCCGAAGCGACGATCCAGATGGATGATCCATTCGGAACGGAATCTGAGCCCTCCGACGACATCAGCCCGTTCTGACGAGCGGCCTGACCAACGTTTGCATGAGTTGCTTGGCTGCCCCGTGGAAGCCGCGATGGTGATCGCATCCTTTGCGGAGCAAACGGCGACTCTGTTCGTACCAACAGCAGAGCAAGCACCACTCAGGCCGCATACAAATCAGGCCAAGCACCAATCAGGCCTCTTCCCAATCAAGCAATGTGTGTCAACTCATGCAGGACGAACTCTTCCACCATACCTTCGGTGGCAGCCTGATACGCTTTGATGTGGTCGTTGTTGGTGTGGTCCTGCCACAATTCGCGAGAATCCCAAATTTCAAAGAACAGAAAATGGGCCGGGTTCTCGTTGTCCTGATGCAAGTCGTACTGCACGCAGCCCGCTTCTTCGCGAGTGATCGGAACTAGATTTTCCAGTTGCGATTTCACGAAGTCGACTTGATCCGATTTCACTTTGATACTGGCGACGATCGTCAGTTTTGCCACGATGGACTCCGAATGGATTGAGGTTCAACAACGCCGGGGCCAAATGCCAAACATTCGCGAATCACCGACGCTGTGTCACATCATGCCATCTGCGGCGAGCTTGTGAAATCGTAGTTGCAAACGCTGACGCTGCCTTCGCGGGGAGAATGGCGACCGCGAGATCACTCACTCGGCGGCGACCGCTTCGAAGATCGCGATTTGGCCATCGTTGCGTTTGCCTTTCTGGTTCTCGCCACCGTTTGGCCATGACAGGGCAATCCCGAACAGTTTGCCATCACGCTCAACGGCACAAAAACCATGCATGTGATGCATGTATTGCAAGCCGTCGTAATCGGCCGGGACCAATCGCCCGACCGGTTTGCCATCGGCAACGATCAGGACTGGAGCCACACCGTTGCTGTCGGCCAAAGGATTGAGCAACGGCAGATACATTTCGTTGCCGAACAGAGCGAGATTGCATGGGTTGGAACGAGGTGGCAACTGGATGAATTTTTCCTCGGAGGTTCCGGGCAGCTTTTGCATTTCGCCTTTGGCATCGAAACCGTAGACACGTCCGTGAGCACGCGAGGCAACTTCAATCACTTCGTCTCCATCGATCGTGGTCACTTCCACGCCGTGAGCGGTCGCGAAAGGGCCTCCTTGGCTGGTTTTGCCACCCCAAGCCGCACCGGTCCATTTCCAATTCCCGTCAACGAACTTGGCGGTCAACGCGTAGTCACCAGGTGCGTAGCCGGTCACGACGATCAGCGATTCCGCTTCGGGTGCAAACACGACATCACATGGTGCGAACTTGCCTCCGTCGGCGTAGTACCTGTTGATGGTTTCGTTTTCGAATTCGCCACCTTTAGGTGAGGTCAAAACAGCGACCACTTCACCACGTTTGGAAAGAACCACTTCGCCGGTGTTGGTGGAGGCGAAGGCCCAGTAGGACTCGTCGTTGAACAAAAAACAGTCCGCTCCGTGAGAGTTCATTCCCTCCGCGAACTTGGGGTCCTGGTTTTCAACCAAGCTCCACGATTTCAATTCCGCATCCAGTGCAACCAAACCATGTCGGCTGACGACCGTCACAACTTCCTTGGTCACGGGGTCTTGGTCGGCGTTGTTGTGCAGTCCGCCTTTGGCCGCGGCGGCCAGCGCGTCCGATTGTTGGCCGAGGTCGGCACGGTGCTTCCAAGCGTAGGTCACGTCACCGATTTGGAAGGTGCTGGGCAGATTCGGATCGGTCGCACTGGACTTGGCAACCAGGGTTTCCGACGAATGCTCGTGACCTTCGTGGGCGACGCCAGTGTTGGCGATTCCGCTGCATAAAAGACCAGCGAGAAACGCAGGAACGAAACATCGAGCAGAGATAGAAATGGACGCGTTGCGACGCATGGAGACTCTTGATTTGCATTGAGAACTGAACGCGAGCGAAGCGGGATGGTGTCACGTCGTGAGAAACAACGTTCGCAATCGCTGGCGGTGGAGAGCGGACAATGAAGTGGCAGCTGAACAGATACAAAGACGTGTTCCAGACCAACTGGAGGCGGTCGATGTCCGCGAATCGCGTTCGGAATGAGCCGTCCTCGTAGCAGCCGTCACTTCATGAGTTGAAAAATATAGCTGCGGTCAAAGTCATCGCTATCCCATCCGTCACTGTTGCGATGCCAAGCGACAACGGGCGTCAATCAATAGATCCCGGCAAGGTAAGAGAACGTTCCGTTATCGCTTCCCTGAGTGCTAGCGGCCTACGCTATGAATAGGCGGGGACATGCAATCGAGCGAATGATTCTTTCGAAAAAAGATGCTGATCGCGACGCGTGAATCTTTCGCTAGCCAGTTTGACGACCGAACCACACGAAGAAGGACAAGTCGCGGGCTGCAAAGAGCATTGCGAAGAATGCCCGGCCAAGAAAGTCCTCTGCGAAGAAAGACTCCTGCCGAGAATCAGTTTTGCGAAGAAAGACGATGGGTGGGTGCGATCGCAACGCAAACGCACCCATCGCATTGCCCGCCGTGGTTACCCATCCGGGCTGACGGTCGATCAGGCGGCCATTGCCGAGCAGCTTTCATGGCACTTGCGGCAGCATTCGACACAGGCGTCCATGTCGCCGACCTGCTGGCAACTCTTCGCACACGCATCGCAAATCTCTGCGCAGGCACGACAGTAATGCGAGTGAAAGTCGCTGTTTCGGCTCATGAAGTCGACGCAGGCCGAACATGCGGCGGCGCAATCCAGCATCAACTTGACGTGTTCTTGCTCGACGTGTGAGCCGCCTTCTTTCAAACACACTCGAGTGAGCATGTCCTGGATGGTTGTCTGGCAGTTCTGGCAATTTTCAATGCATTGATCTTTTGAGAGGGTAGCAGTTCCCATGTTTGACTCCTGGTAAGAACAGACGGAACGTGAACCCAACGGTTCACCCGAAATCAAGGTCCGCAACTGATGTACCAGTCATTCCGCGCGGGCAGTCATTCCGAGGAAGTCGCCTCCAGCCACGCCTCGATGGCTCGGTAAGCGCGATCGCGATCCGCTTCAATCAAGAGCGAATGCCTCATGCCCACCAGCGGGACATGTTGGCAATGCGATCCCGCTTGGCGAACGAAGTCAACCGTCGTTTGGGAATCACAGAGTTCGTCTTCGCTGCCCGTCAGCACCAGCAAGTCATGTTCAAGCTCGCTTGCGTGATCCAGCAACCAAATTCCGTGATTGAGAAGCTGGCTGCCAATCCCAATCGACAAGCTTTCGTGGACCAACTCGTCCGTTGCAATTTTGCGAAGTGCGTCATCGTCCTGCGTCAATTGTGTCGGGTCGATCGATGCCGAAACGCGAATGTGCGGGATCAGCTTTCCGGTCAGCCAAGCCGCGAAGGCTTGCGGTCGGGTTGGTGGATTGGGCGGCAGAATCATTGGGTTGGTGACCACCGCGCGGCGGACATGCTGGTTTTCTCGACCGAGCAATTGATTGAGTACCAAGTTGCCGCCCATGCTGTGACCAAGCAAAACCAATTCGGCACTGGGAAACTGCTGAGCGGCAAAATCCAGTGCAACCGTGATATCGTCGACCAGCGTCTCAAAACTAGGTGCATCGCCACGAGCACCGGGGCTTTCACCATGACCATGTTGATCATAAAGGACGACCCCGCGTCCTTTGTCCGTCATCCGCTGAACAAAATCTGGATAGCACCCGACATGCTCGCCCAGTCCATGGACCACCACCCAACATAAATCCGCCGCCGCGGGGCCGTCGACTTGGCAGTGCAACTCCCTTCCGTCCAGTGTTTCGAAATGGGTGAGCTCGGAGCTGCTTGGTTCAAGATTGGAAACCATGTTTGGACATCGCCGTGAGTATCACGCGTCTTCGCGTTGGATGAATTTGCAGAAACGACTGACGTCTCCCTCCGCGGTTTCGTCATCGTGCAGAAACGCGAGTTGAGCTTCTTCGAACTTGGCAAAGAAATCTTCCCAGCTAATCGTCGACAGTTCGTCGTTGCGTCCGCCGTGCGGAAAGTCGATGCGAAGCAACCCAACATCGCTATCGGATCGGGTGGTGGATTCGACGGTGGAGGGAACTCCGCCGCGTTCTTGAACCCATTGTTGGATAGTCGAGTGGTCAGTCGTTGTCTTGGCCATATCGTAGATCCTCGGAAAGGTTGGTCACAAATTTGCACAGTGAGACAGACAACACGGAATCGCCAACGCTATCCTGCTCAACGGGCCTGCTGAACTGGCCTGCTGAACTGGCCTGCGCAGCTAGATTGGTAGCCGGCTTTCACGTGGGTGTGTCGCTGGTGCAATCTCCACGCAAGGTCCGTGCCACCCAACTGTTCGATCAAATTTGGATCGCCGAACCCGAGTGAGACTCACCGCAGCGATGGTAGGTTTGGCCCACACTCATCAACCATTCTCGACGCATCGTCGCTTCATCGGAGAACAAAGTTTTGAACGAGAACTTGCTGACGGACGAACTTCCCGCTGATGCTTTGGAAGAACTTCGAATCGCGAAAAAGACGTTGGAGCATCATGGGATCGCGGATCGGCTGACCGAGATGATTGGTGCACCGATTACCGCTTCGCTACGCATGCTGCCCGACGGTGTCGAATCCGCAGTCCATGCGGCGATCGATAAATCGCTGCACGTCGCATTGGACGTGGCACTCAAAACACTGGGCGAAGGCGAGGGCTCGGGCGGCAAATTGGGCAAACCCAAACTGCTGTCACACAAAGTCCTGGCCGGTTTGAGTGGGGCCGCGGGAGGTGCGTTGGGCGGAGCGACCGTGGTGGCGGAATTGCCCGTTTCAACGGTGTTGATTCTACGTAGCGTCGCGGATATCGCACGCAGTGAAGGCGAGGATTTGGCGCAGGTCGAAACACGTTTGGCGTGCTTGGAAGTCTTCGCATTGGATCCGGGAAATGATGCCGAGATCGATGATGAAACCGAGATCGGATACTTCGCCGTACGAGCCGCCATGGCCAAACAGATCAAAGACGCATCGACCTACATTTTGAAACACGGCGTGCGTGACCAAGCTGCTCCACCTTTGGTTCGCTTGGTGGCTCAAATTGGCAAGCGATTTGGCGTCGTTGTCAGTGAGAAACTGGCGGCTCAGGCGATCCCAGTAATTGGTGCGGTTGGCGGAGCGTTGATCAACAGCTACTTCATCGATCACTACCAAGATCTCGCTCGGGCCCACTTCACCATCCGCCGACTCGAACGGCAGCACGGCGAAGCGTTGATTCGCGAAGCCTACTCGAACCTGGAAGTAAAGTGATCGCTTCGGCAATTTCCGTGATTGGCCCCGCATGACGCCGTCCGACAAGACGCGGCCAGAGAGGTTGCGACCAAACAGAACGCCACACAGCATTGAATGGTCATTTCGCGACCAGGTTGCTCCATGACCGAACGTTTTTCGTGAGAACCGGAGTCGAACAGTGTTTGCGGCGGAACAGTGCTCGCGGCGGATTGATTGGGTGACAAGATGCTTTGCACCGATCCCAAAATTCCTTTCTCCAGCTGGGATTGGTACGACCTTTGCAATTTCAGACGTCGCTCGCGGAAATGCTGGGGTTTCTGGCGAATGCACGGTGTAGGTTTCCTCCCGCGACTCGATAGTTTGCGGTGATCGGCCAAGACCGGTAGCTGTTTGAATCACCCTGCTGAGCCATTTCACCGCAATGACCAACACGCAATCCGATGAGGTGCTTCAGGCAGAGCCCTCCCCAATCGATCGACGAATGGGCGTTCTATCAGCCCGCATCTG is a genomic window of Rhodopirellula halodulae containing:
- a CDS encoding FMN-binding protein, which produces MNQSIDNRSTVRILRIQGFRIAMLGWLLLGGLVVSAEDSVEFLNGTTLSGKVLEIRKPQKEFDFESSIAGQTVSRTYSYSAIHAVTFGGKRFVINPMKSASSDTSDVSNGETVQRSRNEVKQLIAELGASDPDWLDSTSLNHPKSLDLSWPMKAEGPWNESKNVGQYMWGRVNPNPSRWRSGVKLIYECMDLHQGNRELLKRDASALASKYFELFQDYPRAAYWYEKADAKVNQPTGVHLAECYYRLGNKAMAMAMLRGQSLHVDAIKLLGEMGELDQALKVADRFAKTRAFNEAFLNAGDALRSAGKHEEALRYYQQILDRNEARNAEYLQRFRGRASDSIEAIRLFEQADVSKVADGVYRDHARGYNGDLHVQVTVASGRIESVEVTQHKEKQFYAALTDTPKQIIDTQGVREIDGTSGATITSQAIVNATARALAQGAK
- a CDS encoding non-reducing end alpha-L-arabinofuranosidase family hydrolase encodes the protein MMRWLGLVLLGTITSLLAVQRAIAEESVWKSGDFHWKVGPRLVSVNQEHFPESEHPWVAVKDPSIVRYQDRWHLFCTLRNQSKGDGRIRIGYCSFEDWPDAANADWRLLDLTMQYHGAPQIFYFEPQKKWYLIYQAVDESRGLSYGPCYSTNDSIDDAESWTKPAALYVVPEGKKAGLDYWVICDDSLAHLLFTSLNGQMWHAKTRLDQFPNQGWSEPEVVLTADIFEASHTYRIRDRQQYVTLVEAQHGKRRYFKLFVANHLDGPWSPLAASREKPAVSVRNVVNQEDSWATSYSHGEFLRAGHDQRLVIDPDNLTMLFQGADDREYQKGGYGDITWHLGLLKQVKLP
- a CDS encoding 4Fe-4S binding protein; the protein is MSEAKITPVASRGLAIILGLMALLLGGALFFDWGAVDQWSDAGRAWGWLVTAISFSLAIVLAQTGWRDRRSPSRLRLDWYLPAIKRLPPSTNPSGSILGRTFRRLLPGLQSNWQTKQRGLLRRWLRRLGPSWVASPLRRLSQATCLIVFCWLFFYVCWPYHAQPNLTNTLADVTFVAFDQDSQAATFQASFSTKSDETANNRDHSGNDWKAGATWFLTSKQAASGSSPEQNALGEFAVIDKSEDSVLLRPVGDLSPLFVDVITGMSLSKEFEATDRDPLAWPDHYTENLDTKEWIPAETFLMIDPLLSLSTAIASRSWVWSLSCAAAILIVCVCVPRGFCGYLCPLGTTIDLFDWAIAGRTKRWRVPDEGWWVHVKYYLLAGILLAASAGLLVSGFFAAIPVVTRGYLFLFDPLQSGATRGWHLVPSMNVGHIVSVVMFFAVLGLGFLRPRFWCKYVCPSGAVFSLGNLFRLTERKVESSCIHCNKCVEICPFDAIKPDFTTRVTDCTLCQSCAGVCPTHAIKFVERSNLVQLKVENDPPTHETSLGRRGFLSLATGSAASIAGAAGITVLGKGLGANLDDPDAFRPIRPPGSVPEQEFLEMCIRCGECFKACPNNVLQPLGFEQGLEGLWTPVVQADWAGCESSCNACGQVCPTGAIRALPLDEKRHARMGLAIVNETTCLPFAGKESCDLCVQECISAGYDAIEYTQVGVEVDAQGNPVDGTGFTAPVVLADKCVGCGLCQTRCVAINVKERGVLDHSAIIVETGEGREDRVMSGSYKAMHDERQSASLRIIESDTETETPAAEATIQMDDPFGTESEPSDDISPF
- a CDS encoding putative quinol monooxygenase translates to MAKLTIVASIKVKSDQVDFVKSQLENLVPITREEAGCVQYDLHQDNENPAHFLFFEIWDSRELWQDHTNNDHIKAYQAATEGMVEEFVLHELTHIA
- a CDS encoding alpha/beta hydrolase — protein: MVSNLEPSSSELTHFETLDGRELHCQVDGPAAADLCWVVVHGLGEHVGCYPDFVQRMTDKGRGVVLYDQHGHGESPGARGDAPSFETLVDDITVALDFAAQQFPSAELVLLGHSMGGNLVLNQLLGRENQHVRRAVVTNPMILPPNPPTRPQAFAAWLTGKLIPHIRVSASIDPTQLTQDDDALRKIATDELVHESLSIGIGSQLLNHGIWLLDHASELEHDLLVLTGSEDELCDSQTTVDFVRQAGSHCQHVPLVGMRHSLLIEADRDRAYRAIEAWLEATSSE
- a CDS encoding EcsC family protein, whose translation is MNENLLTDELPADALEELRIAKKTLEHHGIADRLTEMIGAPITASLRMLPDGVESAVHAAIDKSLHVALDVALKTLGEGEGSGGKLGKPKLLSHKVLAGLSGAAGGALGGATVVAELPVSTVLILRSVADIARSEGEDLAQVETRLACLEVFALDPGNDAEIDDETEIGYFAVRAAMAKQIKDASTYILKHGVRDQAAPPLVRLVAQIGKRFGVVVSEKLAAQAIPVIGAVGGALINSYFIDHYQDLARAHFTIRRLERQHGEALIREAYSNLEVK